The Candidatus Liberimonas magnetica genome contains a region encoding:
- a CDS encoding glycosyltransferase family 2 protein: MYIPVKNKFYFCLTASMLWVVLCIYLATPWMESLAKYMPFIIACFLVYSIAIIPGYIYMFLALSLLADHRPQTKYCSEYPGLTILIPDYNESNKIVDTVESIQKNGYEGPLEIIVVDDGSTDRTSLILTALPGIKVLNNNHKGKAEALNAGLREAKYDLIVSVDSDTYLWRNALKNIVERMYSDPQNTAAVAGAVLARNSRKNMLTKLQEWDYFLGIGSIKRMQSLFQGTLVVQGAFSIYRKDILKKIGGWRTVVGEDIVLTWDLLSRGYRTGFAENAVSFTNVPETYKAFYQQKKRWARGMIEGFKYNPRILFQDRFSTLFIFWNLAFPMLDSVYLFIFVPGIILALFGYFFIAGPYTLLVLPLTFIMNYLMFTIQNKMFYTQGLKVRRNLWGFLMYITVYQFFLSPASVSGYFTELLSLKKTWGSR; encoded by the coding sequence ATGTACATTCCCGTAAAAAATAAATTCTATTTCTGCCTGACAGCTTCAATGTTGTGGGTGGTTTTGTGCATATATCTGGCTACTCCATGGATGGAAAGCCTTGCGAAATATATGCCTTTCATTATTGCTTGTTTTCTTGTATATTCCATAGCGATCATTCCTGGTTACATATATATGTTTTTAGCCCTGAGCCTCCTGGCTGACCATCGCCCGCAGACGAAATATTGTTCTGAATATCCGGGTTTAACTATTCTCATTCCTGATTATAATGAGTCGAATAAAATTGTGGATACGGTTGAATCTATACAGAAAAATGGATATGAAGGGCCTTTAGAGATAATAGTCGTTGACGACGGTTCTACAGACAGGACTTCACTAATACTTACAGCCTTGCCAGGAATAAAGGTTCTAAATAATAACCACAAGGGTAAAGCGGAGGCGTTAAATGCAGGGTTAAGAGAGGCTAAGTACGACCTCATAGTATCAGTTGATTCAGATACATATCTGTGGCGTAATGCTTTAAAGAACATAGTTGAACGTATGTATTCTGATCCGCAAAATACCGCAGCTGTAGCCGGAGCTGTGCTTGCAAGGAACTCCAGGAAGAATATGCTGACAAAACTGCAGGAATGGGATTATTTCCTGGGTATAGGCTCAATAAAGAGGATGCAGAGCCTTTTTCAGGGTACGCTTGTAGTGCAGGGGGCATTCTCAATATACCGGAAAGATATCCTTAAGAAGATAGGCGGATGGAGGACGGTTGTAGGTGAAGATATAGTTCTAACATGGGATTTATTGAGCCGAGGCTACCGCACCGGGTTTGCGGAAAACGCAGTATCATTTACTAATGTTCCTGAGACATATAAAGCATTTTACCAGCAGAAAAAACGCTGGGCCAGAGGCATGATAGAAGGTTTCAAGTATAACCCCAGGATACTATTTCAAGACAGGTTCTCAACTTTGTTCATATTCTGGAACTTGGCGTTTCCAATGCTTGATTCTGTTTATCTCTTCATATTCGTTCCGGGTATTATCCTGGCTTTATTCGGATACTTTTTCATTGCAGGGCCTTACACTTTGCTCGTTTTGCCGTTGACTTTTATTATGAATTATTTAATGTTTACGATACAAAATAAAATGTTTTATACGCAGGGACTGAAAGTAAGAAGAAATTTATGGGGATTCTTAATGTATATTACTGTGTATCAATTCTTCCTTTCACCGGCATCTGTTTCAGGCTATTTTACGGAGCTATTGTCCCTGAAAAAAACGTGGGGTTCAAGATGA